AACGTCATCGCCGCCGCTTTGGAGAACGATGTGCAGGGGGTGGTGGCCCTTTCCACCGACAAGGCGGCCAATCCCATCAATCTCTACGGGGCCACGAAGCTCTGCTCCGATAAGCTTTTCACTGCGGCAAACAACCTGGTGGGAAAGGGGCGTACCCGCTTTGCCGCCGTTCGGTACGGCAATGTGCTGGGGTCCCGGGGCTCCGTGGTGCCGTTCTTCCAGCGGCTTTTGTCCCAAGGGGCAGAGGAACTGCCCATCACCCATCGGGCCATGACCCGCTTTTGGATTACCCTGCAGCAGGGGGTGGAGTTCGTCGAGAAGGCTTTCATGCGGATGCAGGGAGGGGAGCTGTTCATCCCCAAGATCCCCAGTGCCCTGGTGGTGGACATTGCCGAGGCTCTTGCGCCCGGGATGCCCCTGCGGGACATCGGCATCCGACCCGGAGAGAAGCTTCACGAGATCATGTGCCCCAAGGACGATGCCCACAATACCCTGGAGTTTGCGGATCACTATGTGATCCGCCCCACTGTGCCCTTCCGAGGGGACCTGGATTTTGCGCGCAACCCCCTTGGAGAAGAGGGCCGACCGGTGCCGGAGGGTTTCGAGTACAACTCCGCCAACAACCCCTGCATCCTTTGCGTGGAGGAGATTCGTGCCTTGATCCGAAGGCACTGCGAGGAGGAAACATGTCCGTCGTCGCACTGATCCCTGCTCGAGGAGGCAGCAGGAGAATTCCTCGCAAGAATGTCCGTACCTTTGCGGGGCTCCCCATGATCGGTTACCCCATCCGAGCGGCGATGGAGAGCGGGGTTTTCGATCACATCGTGGTCTCCACGGAGGATGAGGACATCGCTCGGATCGCGGAAGCCTGTGGGGCGGAGGTCCCCTTCCGCCGCCCCACAGAGTTGGCGGGGGATTTTTCCACCACGGAGGATGTGATCCGTCATTACCTGCGATGGGAAGCGCGTTTCACCCCCCGCATGCTTTGCTGTATCTACCCGGCAACTCCTTTTCTGACTCCGGCGACCCTGGTTCGCGGGAAGACCCTTCTGGAGGAGCATCCCGATGCGAGGTCTGTGGTGACTGTGACTCCCTATCCCCATCCGGTGCA
The sequence above is drawn from the Aminomonas paucivorans DSM 12260 genome and encodes:
- the pseB gene encoding UDP-N-acetylglucosamine 4,6-dehydratase (inverting): MNKNASILITGGTGSFGKAFVRHLLAEDRPERVIIYSRDEFKQFEMAQRFDAPCMRYFLGDVRDRERLALAMKGVDYVVHAAALKQVPAAEYNPMECIKTNVEGAHNVIAAALENDVQGVVALSTDKAANPINLYGATKLCSDKLFTAANNLVGKGRTRFAAVRYGNVLGSRGSVVPFFQRLLSQGAEELPITHRAMTRFWITLQQGVEFVEKAFMRMQGGELFIPKIPSALVVDIAEALAPGMPLRDIGIRPGEKLHEIMCPKDDAHNTLEFADHYVIRPTVPFRGDLDFARNPLGEEGRPVPEGFEYNSANNPCILCVEEIRALIRRHCEEETCPSSH
- the pseF gene encoding pseudaminic acid cytidylyltransferase — protein: MSVVALIPARGGSRRIPRKNVRTFAGLPMIGYPIRAAMESGVFDHIVVSTEDEDIARIAEACGAEVPFRRPTELAGDFSTTEDVIRHYLRWEARFTPRMLCCIYPATPFLTPATLVRGKTLLEEHPDARSVVTVTPYPHPVQRALVLEEKGMLRWLFPEHSLRRTQDEHLVYHDAGQAYWMRVSSSSDGAEEPLLFRAALPLPLGVYETVDLDTPEDWAFAEELYCLRNRFSGLES